GTGGGGTCAGAGAGTACAGATGTAGGTTTCGCACCAAACGCTCATAGATGAGACGATTAGGCTTCATCCTTAATGTATTAACGAACCTATTAGCAAGCTACTTAGACCTTTCTGTATTGTCCCTAATAAACTCGTTACAAATCGAAAAAAACACTTTCGGATCTCTTAACCAAGGGTCATGACCCGCATCACCTACCGTTTGCACCCGGACATGGGGAAACAACTCCAGATATTCTCTAGCTCCATCAAAATGGACACTTTTGGAGCCGTTAAACAATAAAATCGGCACGTTGATCTGCTTTAAGCGTGCAGCCTTCGGGGCAGATACCATACTCATTACGGGTTCGTATTGTGGTAAGCCCGAAGTAAGCTCAATCTCTTTAGATATGCTAACCGTGTCTTGTTGACTGACACCGCCTGGGGTTTGCCGACTCACCAGCCCTGTCTCACCGATTGAGCCTTTTTGGGATTTGACGACCCGCTTGGTCAGCAGAGTGTCCCGATGATATTCTTCCTCTTGCCCTGTCC
This window of the Spirosoma aerolatum genome carries:
- a CDS encoding alpha/beta fold hydrolase → MMKWLCVWLLLISAPLCYGQDGFIAGSTKLAFWRVGQKATTVIVLHGGPGATHQYLRPEFDALSQTAQVIYYDQRGCGKSAPASSYTWQDHLADLKRLKNTLAKNQQVFLAGSSWGSFLAILYAYTYPQDVKGVILSGTVTWTGQEEEYHRDTLLTKRVVKSQKGSIGETGLVSRQTPGGVSQQDTVSISKEIELTSGLPQYEPVMSMVSAPKAARLKQINVPILLFNGSKSVHFDGAREYLELFPHVRVQTVGDAGHDPWLRDPKVFFSICNEFIRDNTERSK